The following coding sequences are from one Salvia hispanica cultivar TCC Black 2014 unplaced genomic scaffold, UniMelb_Shisp_WGS_1.0 HiC_scaffold_1510, whole genome shotgun sequence window:
- the LOC125198474 gene encoding uncharacterized protein LOC125198474, producing the protein MFWIYNKRVRFEVGKYSYEPTDFPHFSVKINIFFHSQESNYLISLDSEKPPLRPLPFFSSDITSPICTTVRFITRESLSYNDIQEEVRETICDHIQSDKLSEGRCYDNYIQGDGDEELLGCTPVIEIIWEMVSTMMAEHVELKVDLNIRMIYSYAYIVGKGRHNAMANSGFKLMEFCGGGGGVAETGWCPICLAEIGGAPTLRMPCSHLFHAVCLVLWLRRGYSCPLCHYETPSINQVFDTTRDEPTRMNIAPPRPRSLIKTMIGVT; encoded by the coding sequence ATGTTTTGGATATACAACAAACGTGTAAGATTCGAGGTCGGCAAGTACTCTTACGAGCCAACTGATTTTCCTCATTTCAGcgttaaaattaatatttttttccatagCCAAGAGTCGAACTATCTTATAAGCCTAGATTCCGAAAAGCCGCCGCTACGGCCTCTGCCCTTCTTTTCCTCGGATATCACCAGTCCCATCTGCACAACCGTCCGCTTCATCACCCGAGAAAGCTTGTCGTATAATGACATACAAGAGGAGGTCAGAGAAACTATCTGCGATCATATCCAGAGCGACAAGCTCAGCGAGGGGAGATGCTATGACAATTACATCCAAGGAGACGGCGACGAGGAGTTATTAGGCTGCACACCCGTGATTGAGATCATATGGGAAATGGTGTCAACCATGATGGCCGAGCACGTCGAATTAAAGGTCGATTTAAATATCCGGATGATATATTCTTATGCGTATATAGTTGGGAAAGGCCGCCACAACGCCATGGCTAACTCGGGGTTCAAGCTGATGGAGTTTtgcggtggcggtggtggtgtGGCGGAGACGGGCTGGTGCCCCATCTGCTTGGCGGAGATCGGTGGAGCCCCCACGTTGAGAATGCCATGTAGCCATTTGTTTCACGCCGTTTGCCTCGTGCTTTGGCTGCGGCGTGGTTACTCTTGTCCTCTTTGCCACTACGAGACGCCATCGATCAATCAAGTTTTTGATACGACCCGTGATGAGCCCACAAGGATGAATATAGCACCACCACGGCCACGAAGTCTTATCAAGACTATGATCGGCGTTACAAT